A stretch of Camelina sativa cultivar DH55 chromosome 18, Cs, whole genome shotgun sequence DNA encodes these proteins:
- the LOC104763114 gene encoding alpha-barbatene synthase-like, translating to MLPSSDKDGLKTKILSIHFLESLGLSYHFEKEIEESLKHAFEKIEDLIADENDLDTISAMFRVFRTYGLNMLSDVFKRFKGDDGKFKECLIEDVKGMLSFYEAVHFGTTTDHILDEVLSFTLNHLETLATGRRACPPHISKLIQNALHIPQHRNIQALVAREYISFYEHEEDRDDTLLKLAKLNFKFLQLHYFQELKTITMWWRELEHTSNFPPNFRERTVETWFAALMMYFEPQFSLGRIMSAKLYLVITFLDDACDTYGSVPEVESLVDCLERWDPDYMENLQGHMKTAFKFVMYLFKEYEEILRPQGRLFMMDKMIEEFKIIARTNLELVKWARGGHVPSFDEYIESGGAEIGTYATIACSIMGLGEIGRKEAFEWLISRPKLVHVSLLAKFKISLQK from the exons ATGTTGCCTTCCAGTGACAAAGACggactgaaaacaaaaattctttcGATTCATTTTCTGGAGAGTCTTGGTCTCTCTTATCATTTTGAGAAGGAAATCGAAGAGAGCCTGAAACATGCTTTCGAGAAGATAGAAGATTTGATCGCTGATGAAAATGATTTGGACACAATCTCAGCCATGTTTCGGGTTTTTAGAACATATGGTCTAAATATGTTGTCCG atgttttcaaaagatttaaagGAGACGATGGTAAGTTCAAGGAATGTTTAATAGAAGATGTCAAGGGTATGCTAAGCTTCTACGAAGCAGTGCACTTTGGGACAACGACAGATCATATTCTGGATGAAGTTTTAAGTTTCACACTGAACCACTTGGAGACACTAGCTACAGGTCGCAGAGCGTGTCCACCACATATTTCAAAGCTTATACAAAATGCTCTTCACATACCTCAGCACCGGAACATCCAAGCGCTGGTTGCAAGGGAGTATATCTCGTTCTATGAACACGAAGAGGACCGCGATGACACACTTCTTAAGCTAGCCAAGCTCAATTTCAAGTTCTTGCAGCTTCATTACTTCCAAGAATTAAAGACCATCACAAT GTGGTGGAGGGAATTAGAACATACATCAAACTTTCCACCTAACTTCAGAGAAAGAACTGTAGAGACTTGGTTTGCAGCATTGATGATGTACTTCGAGCCACAATTTTCACTTGGGAGAATTATGTCGGCTAAGTTGTACTTAGTAATCACATTTCTAGACGACGCTTGTGATACTTACGGTTCAGTTCCTGAAGTTGAAAGCCTGGTAGATTGTCTGGAAAG ATGGGATCCGGATTACATGGAAAATCTTCAAGGTCACATGAAGACTGCCTTCAAATTTGTGATGTATCTTTTTAAAGAGTATGAAGAAATATTGAGGCCACAAGGAAGATTATTTATGATGGATAAGATGATAGAAGAG TTCAAGATAATTGCAAGGACAAACCTCGAACTTGTCAAATGGGCACGGGGAGGTCATGTTCCTAGCTTTGATGAGTATATAGAGTCTGGTGGAGCCGAGATTGGTACATATGCAACCATAGCATGTTCCATCATGGGACTTGGAGAGATTGGTAGGAAGGAAGCTTTTGAGTGGCTAATATCTAGACCGAAGCTCGTTCATGTATCTTTATTAGCCAAATTCAAAATTAGtctccaaaaataa